One segment of Neobacillus endophyticus DNA contains the following:
- a CDS encoding hydrogenase small subunit: MSTYNWLEAVNVTEEMLLNTDNRLPVIWISALDCTGCKEAFTRSFEPTALDTMLNFISLEYSELLSAASGLQAEEHKEAIFEKYKGEYVLAVEGGIPGSDEFLMIAGKSVREEIIAAAKHAKAVIAFGSCSAWGGITAAGLNPTNSVDIRSIIPENIPVALVPGCPPIPEVMIGTLLHIHFHGVLPVLDKKLRPKLFYQTTVHLTCHRKNYFDQKLFAESYDDEKALKGYCLFKLGCKGPTAFNACESLGLDRCISAGFTCIGCSEKDFWDKGGFCTKKKKS, encoded by the coding sequence ATGTCAACTTACAATTGGTTAGAGGCTGTTAACGTTACGGAAGAAATGCTGCTAAATACGGATAACCGCCTTCCTGTTATTTGGATCAGTGCTTTGGACTGTACTGGCTGCAAGGAGGCCTTTACTCGTTCTTTTGAACCGACTGCACTGGATACCATGCTTAATTTTATTTCCTTGGAATACAGTGAACTTCTTTCAGCTGCGAGCGGCCTTCAGGCGGAAGAACATAAAGAGGCTATTTTTGAAAAATATAAAGGAGAATATGTACTGGCTGTTGAAGGCGGGATACCGGGAAGTGATGAATTCCTTATGATTGCAGGAAAATCTGTAAGAGAGGAAATCATTGCTGCAGCAAAACATGCCAAGGCCGTTATTGCTTTCGGCAGTTGTTCAGCCTGGGGAGGCATCACTGCAGCTGGTTTAAATCCAACGAATTCCGTTGATATCAGATCCATTATTCCAGAAAATATACCAGTTGCTCTCGTACCTGGCTGTCCTCCCATACCGGAAGTAATGATTGGGACCTTGCTGCATATCCATTTTCATGGAGTGCTGCCAGTGCTCGATAAAAAGCTCCGCCCCAAATTGTTCTATCAGACGACTGTTCATCTTACCTGCCATAGGAAAAATTATTTTGACCAAAAACTTTTCGCGGAATCATACGATGATGAAAAGGCATTAAAAGGATATTGCCTATTTAAACTGGGATGCAAAGGCCCTACTGCATTTAATGCATGTGAGTCATTGGGGTTAGATCGTTGTATTTCAGCAGGATTTACCTGTATAGGCTGTTCAGAAAAAGATTTTTGGGATAAGGGAGGATTTTGTACCAAGAAGAAAAAATCATAA
- a CDS encoding CotG/ExsB N-terminal domain-containing protein — MERYTALDIKEAVQEIEDLGLGEFLFQDPRGQRSSRRRSSRRSSRGTNRRSSRRSSRRSSRRSSRRSNRSSRRSSRRSSRRSSRSSRRSSRRSSRRSSRRSSRRSSRSSRRSSRRSQGPGPGPLGR; from the coding sequence ATGGAAAGATATACTGCATTGGATATTAAAGAAGCTGTTCAAGAGATTGAAGATTTAGGATTAGGTGAATTCTTATTCCAAGATCCTCGCGGCCAACGCTCAAGCCGCCGTCGTTCTTCTCGTCGTTCTTCTCGCGGTACAAACCGTCGCTCTTCTCGCCGTTCAAGCCGCCGTTCTTCTCGCCGCTCGAGCCGTCGATCCAACCGCTCAAGCCGCCGTTCTTCTCGTCGCTCGAGCCGTCGATCAAGCCGCTCAAGCCGCCGCTCTTCTCGGCGCTCAAGCCGCCGCTCTTCTCGCCGCTCGAGCCGTCGATCCAGCCGCTCAAGCCGCCGTTCTTCTCGCCGTTCTCAAGGTCCAGGTCCAGGTCCTTTAGGCCGTTAA